The Thermosipho affectus region CACTTGCATGTTGTACAGAAGTAAACACAAATGAAAGCATAGATAATTTACTAAAACATTTTTAGAATGGAGGGACTCAAATGACTACTATTTTTGAAATGTCAAAAAAAGGTAGAATTGCGTTTAAAATACCAAATAATAATATAAAAGATTATGAATTTGACTTCCCAGAACACTTACTTAGAAAAACATCGCCTAGACTTCCACAAGTAAGCGAATTAGATGTGGTTAGACACTATACCAATCTTGCCGCAAAAAACTACTCAGTTGATGTAGGATTTTACCCATTAGGTTCATGTACTATGAAATACAATCCCAAAATTAATGAGAAAATTGCAAATGACGAACACTTTTCAATGATACATCCATTTCAACCAATGGAAACAGCACAAGGCGCTCTTCAATTAATGTATGAACTAAAAGAAATGCTTTGCGAAATATCAGGAATGGATGATATGACACTTGTTCCATCTGCAGGAGCACATGGAGAATTAACTGGTATGTTAATAGCAAGGGCATATCATTTAAGTAGAGGTGACACAAAGAGAAAAAAAGCAATTGTACCAGACAGCGCTCATGGAACAAACCCTGCATCGGCAAGAATGGCTGGATTTGAAGTTATAGAAATAAAATCCGGTCCTGATGGAAGGGTAGATCTAAACGAGCTTAAAAAACACCTAGACGAAGAAGTTGCAGTTTTGTTATTGACCAATCCAAATACACTTGGTTTATTTGAAAAAGATATCATAAAAATTGCTGAAATGGTACACGAAAAGGGTGCACTTTTATACTACGATGGTGCAAACTTAAATGCAATCTTGGGACGAACAAGACCAGGTGATATGGGTTTTGATATTGTCCACTTAAATCTTCATAAAACATTTAGTACACCACATGGTATGGGTGGACCAGGTAGTGGCCCGGTGGGAGTAAAAAAACACCTTTCGAAATTTTTACCAGTACCTGAAATAATAAAAGAAAATAACACATATAAGCTAAATTACTCCAAACCAGAAAGTATAGGATTTATAAGAAGCTTTTTCGGGAATTTTTCCGTTTTGGTAAGGACATATACATATATAAAAACTATGGGAAAAGAAGGTTTAAAAAAGGTCGGGCAAATGGCAGTGTTGAATGCAAATTATCTAAGAAAAAAGGTATCAAAAATCATGGATATTGCATATCCAGGTCTTTGTATGCATGAGTTTGTATCCACATGTGAAAAATTAACAAAAGAAACAGGAGTCAAAGCGTTAGATATAGCCAAAAGACTTCTAGATTATGGAATCCACGCACCAACGATGTACTTCCCATTAATTGTACACGAAGACTTTATGATTGAGCCAACGGAAACTGAAAGTAAAGATACATTAGATGAATTTGCAAAAATACTTGGAAAAATCTTTGAAGAAGCGAAGCAAAATCCAGAATTAGTAAAAAATGCACCTTACACAACACCAATTAGAAGACTAGATGAGGCTACTGCTTCAAGAAAACCTATAGTAAAATTCAATTTTGAGGGGGAATAAAATGAAATTTTACCTTCCCACAAAGGTATTTTTTGAAGATGGTTATAAAGACTCTATAATTGAAATCGAAAAATTGGGAAATACCTTTTTAATAATTACTGGAAAAAGTTCGAAAAAAAACAAAAGTCTAGATGAATTAGTAGATGTTTTAAAAAAATTAAATAAAAAATTTGAAATATTTGATGAAACTTTGGAAAACCCTCCTAAAGAGATGCTTTATAAGATCATAGATAAATTTGGAAAAAATTGGGATGTAATTGTTGGCCTTGGTGGCGGCAGTCCAATGGATGCCGCCAAGGCTATTGCTGTTTTGTGTAAAAATGACATAAAAGTTGAAGATTTATACGATAACCTTAAATATAACAGCGCATCTAAAATTCTTTGTATTCCAACAACTTCCGGTACAGGAAGTGAAGTAACACAATACTCCGTTCTAACTATTAACAACGTAAAAAAAGGATTTAAACATGATGTTATATTCCCAAATGTTTCTATACTAGAACCAAAGTACACACTTACACTATCAAAAGAACTCACAATATCAACGGCATTAGACGCCTTATCGCACGCAGTTGAATCTTTTCTATCACTAAGAGCCAGTGAATTTTCAAAATTATACGCGCTAGAAGCAATAAAGCTAATAAAGCAAAACCTAAATAAGTTAGTTGAAGACTTGCAGAACTACGAGTTGAGAAAGAAAATAATGCTTGCATCATTTTATGCAGGTATTGCAATAAGTTTGACAGGTACCACTATTGCACACTCATTGGGATACTCACTAACCTCTGAAAAAGGAATAAAACACGGTCTTGCAACAGCTGTCTTTCTACCATTTGAAGTTAAAAACTCTGGTAAAGAAGAAGAAATTAAAGAAATTCTAGGCGACCCACTTGAATTTCTTAAATCTCTCAACGTTTCCATTGAATTTTCAATAGAAGACGAAGAAATTGAAAGGTGGTCAAATAGAGTACTTAATTCTTCACATGTAAAGGTTACCCCTGGAAACTATAACCTCAATAAAATCAGAGAAGCCTACAAATGGGTAATTGAAAAATCTGGACTATATGGAGGTAGTAAATGAAGGTATTCTTGAAGAAGGATATAAAAAATAGAATAAAAAATGGGCATCCCTGGATTTATGAAAATGAAATTGAAAGAATAGAAGGAATCCCGGAAAATGGCGGTATTGTCGATGTATTTAACCATGAAAAATCGTTTCTAGGAAAAGGATACATTAATTTTAACTCTAAAATTAGAGTTAGAATTTTAACAAGAAAGGCAGAAACAATAGGAAAAAACTTTATCAAAAAAAGATTTTTAGAAGCTTTAGAGAGAAGGCATACAAAAGAAAAAAGTTTTCGGGTTATTTTCTCAGAAGCGGATAATTTATCTGGTTTAATAGTAGACAAATTTCAAGATTATATAGTACTTGAAATCAATACTTTGGGTATTGAAAAACTAAAAAATCATATATTAGATGTAATAATAGAACTTTTTAATCCAAAAGGTATTTTTGAAAAATCCGATAGCAATTCCAGGGAAAAAGAGGGGTTGAAGAAATATTCCGGTTGGATATATAAATCTGGTCCCGAATTAATACCATTTGAACTAAATGATTTAAAGTTTTTTGCAGATACCCAAGGACAAAAAACTGGTGCTTTTCTTGACCAAAGACTAAATGTAAAATCACTAGAAAGATATTCCAAAGATAAAGTATGTCTCGATGC contains the following coding sequences:
- the gcvPB gene encoding aminomethyl-transferring glycine dehydrogenase subunit GcvPB; the protein is MTTIFEMSKKGRIAFKIPNNNIKDYEFDFPEHLLRKTSPRLPQVSELDVVRHYTNLAAKNYSVDVGFYPLGSCTMKYNPKINEKIANDEHFSMIHPFQPMETAQGALQLMYELKEMLCEISGMDDMTLVPSAGAHGELTGMLIARAYHLSRGDTKRKKAIVPDSAHGTNPASARMAGFEVIEIKSGPDGRVDLNELKKHLDEEVAVLLLTNPNTLGLFEKDIIKIAEMVHEKGALLYYDGANLNAILGRTRPGDMGFDIVHLNLHKTFSTPHGMGGPGSGPVGVKKHLSKFLPVPEIIKENNTYKLNYSKPESIGFIRSFFGNFSVLVRTYTYIKTMGKEGLKKVGQMAVLNANYLRKKVSKIMDIAYPGLCMHEFVSTCEKLTKETGVKALDIAKRLLDYGIHAPTMYFPLIVHEDFMIEPTETESKDTLDEFAKILGKIFEEAKQNPELVKNAPYTTPIRRLDEATASRKPIVKFNFEGE
- a CDS encoding iron-containing alcohol dehydrogenase family protein, producing the protein MKFYLPTKVFFEDGYKDSIIEIEKLGNTFLIITGKSSKKNKSLDELVDVLKKLNKKFEIFDETLENPPKEMLYKIIDKFGKNWDVIVGLGGGSPMDAAKAIAVLCKNDIKVEDLYDNLKYNSASKILCIPTTSGTGSEVTQYSVLTINNVKKGFKHDVIFPNVSILEPKYTLTLSKELTISTALDALSHAVESFLSLRASEFSKLYALEAIKLIKQNLNKLVEDLQNYELRKKIMLASFYAGIAISLTGTTIAHSLGYSLTSEKGIKHGLATAVFLPFEVKNSGKEEEIKEILGDPLEFLKSLNVSIEFSIEDEEIERWSNRVLNSSHVKVTPGNYNLNKIREAYKWVIEKSGLYGGSK
- a CDS encoding class I SAM-dependent rRNA methyltransferase, whose amino-acid sequence is MKVFLKKDIKNRIKNGHPWIYENEIERIEGIPENGGIVDVFNHEKSFLGKGYINFNSKIRVRILTRKAETIGKNFIKKRFLEALERRHTKEKSFRVIFSEADNLSGLIVDKFQDYIVLEINTLGIEKLKNHILDVIIELFNPKGIFEKSDSNSREKEGLKKYSGWIYKSGPELIPFELNDLKFFADTQGQKTGAFLDQRLNVKSLERYSKDKVCLDAFCYTGNFGMHMLLYGAKYVTFLDYSQRAIDIVNLIAKENGFKNYETIVGNAFDILKQFDKTSKYFDVVSIDPPSFAKKGSNKKSALKGYKEINLRAMRILKNHGILATSSCTQIISEEEFDNIIFSAGIDTSRITRVMHRGAQPYDHPYVLNILETKYLKFRLLEIEKIKE